In a genomic window of Gossypium arboreum isolate Shixiya-1 chromosome 9, ASM2569848v2, whole genome shotgun sequence:
- the LOC128280476 gene encoding secreted RxLR effector protein 161-like has protein sequence MTRQYSPWFRLISRLMECPKEMHLLAAKKILWYLKGMANFGLFYKKGEKTNLFGFTDSDYAGNFDYRKSTSGYAFMLGTGVVSWSSKKQPIVTLSTTKAEFVVATACASQAIWLRNIIEELHFFIARSNNDLL, from the coding sequence ATGACTAGGCAGTACTCCCCATGGTTCCGTTTAATTAGCAGGCTTATGGAGTGCCCAAAGGAGATGCATCTCTTAGCTGCAAAAAAAATACTTTGGTATTTGAAAGGCATGGCTAATTTCGGATTGTTCTACAAAAAGGGTGAAAAGACAAATTTGTTTGGCTTCACTGACAGTGATTATGCTGGCAATTTTGATTATAGAAAGAGTACTTCTGGTTATGCTTTTATGTTGGGTACAGGGGTTGTTTCATGGTCTTCAAAGAAGCAACCAATAGTCACTTTGTCCACTACAAAAGCTGAGTTTGTAGTTGCTACAGCTTGTGCCTCCCAAGCTATTTGGTTGAGAAATATTATTGAAGAACTACATTTTTTTATAGCAAGGAGCAACAACGATCTTTTGTGA